The window tttttacttaactACGTCCACACGAAAGAGGGATGCTCAGAATTATTTGGTATATGTACCTCAGAGAATATAGTGGCTATGCAGCGTGTAACCGTGTGTATCATTCACTGAGTTTGTCAGGTTGTATATGTTTGTTTGGTTGTGCGTTACGCAGCTGATTAAACAAAACTGAGTTAGTGGTTGAAGGAGTGAAGTAATAGAGATTTCTGGGCTAGAAAAGCACGTGTGACAGGAGCACACCAGTGAATGCACCGGAGATCCAGGGAGTCGGGCTCCTCCCTCTTTCCGAGAGCTcacacaccccccacccacaccatGGCAGATCTAGGGAGGAGGCTGCTGGTAATTGTGCCCACTTTGTCAGTCAAAAAGGCTTCTCCAGCCATTTGGAGGCACTACACCTGAGAATAAGGACGTACCTGTATCTCACCTGAGGATACAGCGCAGCAGGAGGGACACGCTGCACCTGAGAAGCGGCTCAgctacacacacagtgcagagcGCTCACCTGCGAATCGGCGGACACCTCCCAGGCCGTCCCCAAACCTGTCCCTACGCTACCAGGCGGACGTCCTCCGCGGGTCCACAGTGAGtactgacctctgacccctcaATGGGATATGCCACAATTTCTGTTTCTCAGTGATCGGTGCCATTAAGCATCGGGGTACATAGCTAGTGGAGCTATTATGTGGTTGTATATGAGAGTAGCATGTTAGAAGAGAGGTAGTTCTTCTGTACTGTCGCTGAGCTGCCTTAGGAAATTCAGAGTTCTGGAAACACATCTTACACTATGGTATTTATACCACGTCAGTCAGATTttacattgattgattgattgattggttgatACTGTATTGATCCCCATGGGGAAATCAAGAATTTAAATGACCAGTATTTAAATTGTTCAGTCTAATTTTGTTTCGATGCTACGTGAGGTGTTGAGAGCTAAATATGTTTATAGTGATTGGGTTTCTTGCAGATCTCAGTTTTTCGCTTTCAGGTACCtcaatttgattttattattcatacGGTTAAGACGCATCTTTGAACAGaatgcttatttttcatttcctcatGACAGCAACGTCCTTAGGGAATGAATGAAACACTAACAGAGACCAGAAAATGTAGTGAAAGCAATACCGTCCAGTCGGGTTTCTTGTTTCTACGTAGTCTTTCATCGGTCGTGATTTTTGCCAAACATGATTCAGAATTTATGTTCTTCGGTAATGACTCGCCGCTCCAATCCTCTCTGCTAATAAAATGAACGTGTCCCCTCTATTTAAGGAAATACACTATCAGAGTTTATGTGCACTAGTATCGCAAGGAGAGCAGTGATTTATTGATAGACAGTCAGTTTGCCTCTTTGACTGCTATTTCAAGGACCGTTTCCTCTCTGTCAGTGGATTTGCCTCCAGCtcatcacagctcatgaaaaTTTCTGGCTCGAAGGACCCAGCTTCTAATCCCATTCATGTTATAGtatccttggtcaaggtacttatcctgaactgacacggcaaaaaataagaaaaactatggtaaaaatgacccaactgtgaACATGGGCAAACGACTGTAattggcttaacattgtaagtcgctttgaagaaaagcatcagctaagtaagtgtgtctgtgtgttgcacATGGAATTGAACATGGAATGAAGTCATGTTCCAGTGGTGCATTGGCTTTTAAATTCTGCACTtgaatataatgtaataaatgtgtagAGTCATGTATGAGGGGTGTGTGCTTGTGTTAGTGATGGTGGCATGCGCTTTCAGAGCACACCTCCGCTTTCCCATCACTCCCCAGGAAAAGGCTGTTATGATATGAAGTCAGCTAATGAAGACGCTCTTTCTTCTACTAAGCAAGGGGATATGGGGCGGTCATGTAATGAATGAAAGAGGGAGATTGTTCTGTCCACAGCCTCAGCTCTCCATTCCAGCCTTGGGTGCTGGCCAAGCTGGAACACAGTCTTAAATTAAAACCATTTACCTGGGGGCAGGGATGGTGAGAGAGGTAgtggaagaaagagaagagtGAAAGGGATAGGAATTGACACAGATAAGTGAGCTTTCGGCTCCAGTGGTTAACAAACACACAATCCTCttccatatttatataaaatctATTATTCAACGAACGTACTGTGTCTTGGTTCCTCTAACATatactgtgtcatttttttaaaatattggtATATcttatacagtatactgtatgatACATATGTATGTTAGATATAGTACTTATACATGTATTCCTGAGTTTCTTACGATACATATATTAGTGTCTTGAAATCATGACAGCAGAGATGTGATGAAAGAGGAAAGGGACATGGGAACTGGGGATTTTTATGCACAAGTGAAGCATGTGACAGGAGGTGTGAAGGCTAAGAGTTTTATCTGACTCTTCAAAGCTCAGACTGAAGCATttaaaagggcagcaggtggcatagtggttagagctgcagcctttgggcaTTTGAATTTCCCCCTCTCACTGTAGCGcccttgactaaggtacttacccagctgtataaatcggtaggTCAATGACTGTAGGTAGGCTTAACACGTGTTGAGTCACTTCGGACAAAAATGCCggctttaaaaacaaagttttaaaagtaaaagttGATATCTTGTTCTCTGAACTGTGTCAAGATTTACTAGCCTGGACTTGTTAGAACAGGTAAATATCTGACCTGAGAAATCCAAGCTGAGTCAACCTTCCTCCTGATTCATCTAATCGCTAATCTCCTAATTCATAAActgtaattttctctttttttcttctctctctcctaGATGCCCTCTAAATGCGGGACGGCTTTACGAATCGTGGGAACAACCCTCTTTGCCGCAGCGGTCCTGTTGGGGATCCTTTTGGCCTATGTGACAGGCTATCAGTTCATACACACGGAGAAGCACTATCTTTCCTTTGGCCTGTATGGGGCCTTCCTCATGCTGCACCTGTTTCTGCAGAGCTTGTTTGCGTACCTGGAGCACCAGCGCATGCGTAGCCCCTCCCAGCCCCGCCACCTAAGCCGTACAGTTGCGCTCTGCATTGCTGCCTACCAGGAGGACCCTGACTACCTGCGCAAGTGCCTGCGCAGTATCCGCCGCATCTCCTTCCCTGGCCTCAaagtggtgctggtggtggacGGCAACCGGCCTGAGGACACGTACATGATGGACATCTTCCAAGAGGTGATGGGTACGGAGGAGACGGGAAGGATGGTGTGGAAAGGGAACTACCACTCAGAGGGCATGCGGGAGGATGAGGCGGCACGTGTGGTGAGGATTGTGAGGAATTCTCAGTACTCTTGCATCATGCAGGAGTGGGGAGGGAAGAGAGAAGTCATGTACACAGCCTTCAAAGCACTTGGAGAGACCGTAGACTATGTGCAGGTGAGTCAGTCTCTTGGTACGCTGTACCGGTCCACTGAACTGCCTCTTTCTAATGATACAGCGTTTGCCAATGCCCAGCCCCACTCTGGCACAATCCCAGGAAGGACCTCATCTGCTTCTTGGATTAGGGTCAAGCACAGGCTGAAATGGGTTcagtttttctctgttttggacAAACTTGGCTTCCGCCCACTCGGAAGCCCAGATACTGAAACTCGTGCCTTCCGTTTGCACATGTTCCCGATTTGCTGTGAGCCCTGACCATTTCGGTGCCTTCAAGAAGGTTGTGGAATGCATGAAATGCCTTTGCCAATCATTACTAAAGACGATATTGTAAGGACCCGTGTTACCCCGAGTCTGAGTGGGAGAACGCAATAATTGTAAATGGTTGAATCTGGGTGGTGTACGGGGAAcataagggggtgattgcgtTTTCCaggggaggagaaagaggagagagcctggggggaCACAGGTcatggaggaaacggggtcttcgctgcctgtgcgtccttcttcgccccatcggAACCCAGAGCGCAGTGCGCCACAGTGTCATCTAGAAATTTTGCAGCATTGGTTGCACCACGGCAGTGAATTCAATCCAACAAGGCACTGAAACGTTGCAGGGGCCCTGTTAAGGCCAAACAGGAGAGTGACAAAATGGCACAAACTAAGAGGAGTTAAGAAGGCTGAGATCTCCTCCTAAGGAAAGTAGTCTTTCCTTAGATCCAGTGTTGAGCTGTGCCCAGATGAATCGATGAACCCAGGGCACTGGTTATGCCTCAGTTTTTCTTGGGTGTCCAACCCTGAAGGTCTGTGATTAGGAGTTTCCATGGAGGGACCCCATCCATTAGCTTGCAATGTTTGGGCATAATCTGCGTCACTTGGCCTTAGCTTGCAATTCTCCGATGTCATCTGTGTGACCTTGACATCATTGACGTGATGTCATGGGTGCTTTATGTTGTCCACAGTTGCTGGAAGGAAGTGCACAAATTTTTCTTGATCCTGTGCTGACCTATTTGATACCCATGTAGTCTTAAAACCCTTCTGCTGTGTCACGACGGCTCATTGTACATTTAAACAATTGTACGTATCttaaattgtaagttgctctggaaaaaagcgtcatctaaatgaataaatgtaaatgtagtctaTCTTAGTTTTGTCATGTTGCCTCCATATGGCAACAGAAACACTAAAGTTTGACTGTACTCGTATATTCAACCCTACTGTGAGTCTCCCAGGCCGACTGGGCCTCACCTGGAATCTCACGGACagaccttttattttggtataaTCGAGTGCCATTAAAGGCAGTTAGTGGAAATTCAGGCTGCCTCTTTTCTCTCAGCGAGCAGATAAACTCCTGAAGCTCAGAACGCAAACCCACGGTGCCTCTTTGCAGAAATTGCTAGTTATGCCCCTTTCACAATGTCCATATGAATGCAGATATGTTCTGTGCAGGTGGGTTTGTCCTCCACCCCCAGATCCTCTCTGCGCACTACTTTGCCACCAGGTGCAGATTAAAGCTGCTCCTTCCAGCCCAGATGTTCCACTGAGAACAACAGAGTCAGTGATCCCTTAGTCCCGGTCTCTCAAAATAAGTGTGATGGTGTAGCCCATTAAAACTCCACTATGTATAAATGAATAGCCCACTTGCTGTGAAATGAAGGACCGGACAGAACGGTCCTGCTGCGTAGttgcaatgaaaatgtttcctaCAGAAGGGTCTTTCAGTCTTCCATGCAAACAATGctgtttttcttacatttccatttatttatatagcagacgcttttctccaaagcgacgtacttCTCGTaggaaacacaatgtgtgcattgcattagcaggaagagagacatagatgcagacgcgcGATTCTTATTATTCTAAACCCACCCAGCTCTCCTTTTCGCCAGTTATATAGAAATTATTTTGACATTCATCTTCCTGATGTTTCAGCAACGAGAATTTGGAGGATGATGAGCTTCACAGAGGGGAAAACATGTCTATCTCTGTATAAAAGTCCATTGATATTATAGGGTCGTGCCTGAGCGCATTCATTTGCTGTCAAAAGTTCTTTGTCCTCCCCTGAGCTTTATTAACAACTGTTGAAATGAGAGTCACCATCGTGTGTCAATGTGGCCTCGCATGAGACAAAAGTCTTCAAGTCCCATCATTATATCTCATGCACTTTTTCAAGATGTTGGTGCCAGTGAGCATGTTACTGATGGCCTTGTAGAACTCATTTGAAAGCCTTCAGTCAGTCTTGGTTTTCATAGCATAGTTTTGCTTCAATATTGACAGCTGTGTGGATGAGGATATGCTCACTTTTCTCTTTTGGTCTCAGACCTGATGCTCATTTAAACCTCAGCGCATGACggtaaaaaaaatcccttttctgTAATGCTGATTCAGGTATGCGATTCAGACACAGTTCTGGACCCTGCGTGCACCATTGAGATGCTGAAGATTTTAGAGGAGGACCCACAGGTGGGCGGAGTGGGCGGAGATGTACAGGTAGGCTTTTTTCACTCTATTGGTATGTGTCACTTTGCCTATccctgtattgtgtgtgtgtgtgtattactcaGAATGTGTATTATGCTCATTAGCTGCTCTAATgttaacatttcattcattaaattTCTGTTCCAATCTTCAAAATGGGGGCTAAATtgtgggctgagaacactaAGAAGTacccattggaagtcgctttggagaaaagcgcctgctcgataaataaaatgtaacgcACATGGAAAACGGCTGTAATACCAGCAACCGGTTTTAATGCTTTGTGCTTCATGCATCCCATCATtagtaattttaaaaaccacCGCATCAACAGGGTTACTCTTAGTATAAATTCCCTCTGAAACATATTATAGTAATAATCATCCACTAAATATCGATTTTTCGCGCTTGCAGATCCTGAACAAGTACGATTCGTGGATCTCCTTCCTAAGCAGTGTGCGATACTGGATGGCCTTCAACATAGAGCGAGCCTGCCAGTCTTACTTTGGCTGTGTGCAGTGCATCAGCGGACCCCTGGGCATGTACCGCAACTCCCTGCTTCAGCAGTTCCTGGAGCCCTGGTACCACCAGACGTTCCTGGGCAGCAAGTGCAGCTTCGGTGACGACCGCCACCTCACCAACCGCGTCCTCAGCTTGGGGTACAAGACCAAGTTCACAGCCCGCTCCCAGTGCCAGACGGAGACACCCACGCGTTACCTGCGATGGCTGAACCAGCAGACGCGCTGGAGCAAGTCGTACTTCCGCGAGTGGCTTTACAACGCCCTCTGGTTCCACAAGCACAACCTCTGGATGACCTACGAGTCGGTGGTGACAGGTTTCTTCCCCTTCTTCCTGGTCGCCACAGTGATCCACCTCTTCTACCGTGGGCGCCTCTGGAACATCCTCTTGTTTCTACTCACAGTGCAGCTAGTGGGCATGGTGAAGGCCACCTATGCCTGCTTCCTACGTGGCAACGTGGTCATGATCTTCATGTCTCTATACTCCCTACTCTACATGTCCAGTTTGCTGCCTGCCAAAATCTTCGCTCTCCTTACCATCAACAAGGCTGGCTGGGGCACCTCAGGCCGGCGGAAGATCGTGGTAAACTTCATCGGTGCCGTGCCCGTCACTGTATGGTCAGCCGTGCTACTGGGTGGCATGGCGTACACCATCTACTGCGAGACGCAAGACCCGTTCAGCGAGACGGAGAAGGCCTTGCTGATCGCAGGGGCCATCTTGTACGGCTGCTACTGGATCGTCCTTCTGGTGCTGTACTTGGCCATCGTGGCCAAGCGGTGCAACAAGAGGGAGGAGCAATACCATCTGCCCTATGCAGAGGTCTAGGACACAACATACCCACCCTTCTTGGTGCTGCTGAAACACCTGACACAACCGAAGCCCTGCCCTTACCCCATGGTGCTAAACGTCCTGCTGTTGCAGGGCTCCTTCGGTGCAAAAGTCTGACGAGACCTCACGCTCTTGCAAGATGGAATTTGCTTTGCTGGGGAACTGACGTTTTACGTTTTTGCTTTCGTGAGAACTGGAGACACTCAGATGTTGCAGCCCTGTGGGATTTAACTGCTGCCTGTGTGCCGGCACAGTTCTTTCCGAAGGTCATGTCTGGAGCACATATCACACAGCCGGAAGAGGCAGGGTGTAACAGTGCATTCCTCCTCGACATACGACCCTCTAGCAAGTCTTACACTTTTACAGCAGAGTACCAGATTTAGAGGACCGGAGCATTTTACTAGGAGTGCAGCTAAAACAGATAAAGGAAACACTGATCTCCTCACTACCACTGACTTTTGGCCTGGTGCAGCCCAGTAAATTCACTTCAAGTCATTTTTTATTCTCTCTGTCGATCAGGTCACAATATATCTTCCGGTGCATTGAAACAAAAGTCCAACAATCGGCAAAGTCGACAATCTTAGTTAAAATGCCGCTGCTTCTACGTCTCAGATATGCGCTCCACATTGATTAATCAAACGATTAATTTATACGGGGGTCACTGAGAAATAAATCTGAGCATCATATCAGATGAAACAGTGCAGCTCTTCGCAAAACTTTGAATCTCTTCCACTGGAAGACTGAACACACAACAGGGAAAAGGACAGAACATCAGTAATTAACTCTTTCCTCTGCGAACCTCCGTTTCTACAGATTAATCTCCTGCCGGACTTTGAGTGCCTGGTACACAGTACAAGTTGACCTCTGTGATGCGTTCAGGGCAACGAGTGGGCATCAGTAGCTGAAGGTTGGGTCGGGGCACCAAAAGCCAGTCGTGCCACGTCTGAGCTGCCAACGGAGATAATCCAGGACCGGTGCAGCCGCTGCCAAACACACCCGAGAGACTGTCCAAACTCGATTTTTACCCTCAGCTACAATACGTGTACGTCGGTGCTAAGAAGCCTGATCTTCAAGAAGTCCATCTTAACCTTTGCATCATTTCATTTGTACGTGACAACCAAAGACCGGCATGGTGTGGTTTTAAGAAAGGTCTCCCATCACTAGTATGATTATTAATACTGGTGATAATGCTGAATCGTCTTTAATACCATTAACGAAATTAGATCGGAAAATCACGTGTTGACCATGACAAGTGGAACACATCCATGCACACAGCTGCTATACatcaatgcaaatgaaaaaaaaaaaaaaaatgatgtgttCTGCATTGTCACTTTATCACAAACTAAGTACTCGACCCGAGCAGTTACGGACTGTTTTAAAGGACATTTCAGCTCGAATACTGTATTAGTTTGTTTTATCCGCTGTATTCGAGATTGTTCACCTTGGATCCACTCGGGTTTTCTGCGCAAGCGAAAGAGTAAAAACGGGGCAATGCAGAGCATGGTATGTGCAGTAATTTGGCAGTAAACAAGCAATTGCTATAAATAGCAAAGAATCTGTTCACAAACAATTTATAAGGGTGAATTAGAGTTTCAGTGTTAGTTTACACGGTACATTTTCTTGTAGTGCAAAAGGCTGCAACAAGGGTGACCGAGCAACCTGAACGTTTAAAATGCCGACAGACAAGAACGTTGTTTTGACTGATCATATATACACATGAAATTCACAAATCCCTTCAGAATGACATTCTCACTTCTCTCCTCAGATGTGCCACAATCTCTCATTTTTATctgaactttaaaaatattctttgaTGGCGTACAGCTGCATCACTGTTGACAGTTGcctaaaacattgttttttgtgAAGTATTGTGTTGATGTGAGACAAAGTTCAAGGTGGTAAGTTattgattttttctttaatttaacaAATCAAGCGTCGTCGAAGAGCTGCTAGTGCTTTCTGGACAGACGCCTCGGAGGTTAACCCCGCGGTGGGAATTTGCTCGAACGTTCAGGGAGGCACAGCGTTGGCAGCAAGCAGGACGGAGGCGACTTGCAGTGGAGTAAATCTGCGGTAAATCTCAATCGGCCCTTTCAGGTGCATGGCTCCCCCCAGGCTGCTAGCGCTCACGCTACAAAGGTTTGCCTTCTTCGGTTCCGCTTCCGCGAGGACGCCGGCAGGCGGACATTCCGAACACTTAGCCCAGACAGGGGCCACTCTGAGCCTCTTCCGGAGGGCCGTGGGCACACCGATCCGGGTCCTTAGGTGCAGACGGACTGCAGGCCAGTCTCTTATAATAATGCGAGCGCTTTCTGCAAAATCGCGATGTTCGTTTTGGAGCCGCTACTTGGCCTTCGTGCGGCGGCGTCACAGAGGGTAAGGGGAGGGGCGAATGGTGGGGTACATTCAGGACAAGCATCCCCTCTGTCCAccgggggaaaaaagagaagtgaTCCGCGCGGCAGGAACGCTCCCGTGATGAACGGCCTACGGCAGCGTGCACCTGCTCTAGAACAAAGTACTAAATCTGTCTTCGGCTCCTAATTGTCGCACTTTGCATTCTCAGCGTTTCCTCCCTCCGCCGGCGTCCTTCACTTCAGTACGGAGCTGCGCGCCTCTCCTTGGCTTCGGCTCTTGCGGTCTCTTGGAAGAGCAACGCACCACGTGCGATTGGAGGCAGCGGAATATTATTTCGGTGTCGTCggcgaaatgaataaacgtgTCACCCATGCGGTGTTTTGCTGACATGTTTGTCGCACGGTTGGGGAATTCAGTAGGATTCCCTGTCCAGCTGGACGAACCGTGCGCGCTCGTAAAGAATGTCTCTTTATTTAAGGTGTTTTTCCTTGTTTACTACACTCCCTAGGTTTGCAAACGGGGAAGTTTGTGCCAGTCGCGCAGTACGTTGCAGGTACGCTTGAATACTTCCTCTCCAGGACGTCATGTCCCTTCTCGGTATGTCATGGGATCAAGGCTGGGGCTCAGTTTTAACCGCTTTTCACAAAAGCCACTTGCGCGGCTGTACAAGGATCGCTTCCAGATTCAATTCCAACTGGTACGAGCCGTAGGACGAGGTCCTCGTTTGGATGTTTCCTGGCTCCCAAGTCAGAAATGAAACTGCCCGCTGCGAGCTGGGTCTGAAGACCGATCCCATCCGGAGAGGGACGGACCCTAGCTTCGTACCTTACCGTTTCATAGACAACAGCAGCACTGTGGCGCTTTTGTGCGGCCCGAAACAAGTGGCTTTTCAACTTTCAAACactgcagcacagacacacGTTAGGTTTACAATAGGGACAAAGTTCGGTGTCACACTGTATGTACatagatatatttttatattgcaatattttaatgcaatttgTCTATTTAATGGTGTTTATGAGTTTGACGGGGCAGAGtctgtaaaatgtgatttaaagtatttttttttaggtttgaAAT of the Scleropages formosus chromosome 7, fSclFor1.1, whole genome shotgun sequence genome contains:
- the has3 gene encoding hyaluronan synthase 3, with protein sequence MPSKCGTALRIVGTTLFAAAVLLGILLAYVTGYQFIHTEKHYLSFGLYGAFLMLHLFLQSLFAYLEHQRMRSPSQPRHLSRTVALCIAAYQEDPDYLRKCLRSIRRISFPGLKVVLVVDGNRPEDTYMMDIFQEVMGTEETGRMVWKGNYHSEGMREDEAARVVRIVRNSQYSCIMQEWGGKREVMYTAFKALGETVDYVQVCDSDTVLDPACTIEMLKILEEDPQVGGVGGDVQILNKYDSWISFLSSVRYWMAFNIERACQSYFGCVQCISGPLGMYRNSLLQQFLEPWYHQTFLGSKCSFGDDRHLTNRVLSLGYKTKFTARSQCQTETPTRYLRWLNQQTRWSKSYFREWLYNALWFHKHNLWMTYESVVTGFFPFFLVATVIHLFYRGRLWNILLFLLTVQLVGMVKATYACFLRGNVVMIFMSLYSLLYMSSLLPAKIFALLTINKAGWGTSGRRKIVVNFIGAVPVTVWSAVLLGGMAYTIYCETQDPFSETEKALLIAGAILYGCYWIVLLVLYLAIVAKRCNKREEQYHLPYAEV